The following are encoded in a window of Neomicrococcus lactis genomic DNA:
- a CDS encoding response regulator: MSAKVMLVDDHPVVRTGLRAVIESHESVIVVGEASTGEEAIELAREVLPDVVLCDLRLGEGIDGITTTAALRALPHPPAVLILTTFDRDAEVLGAIEAGAAGYLLKDVPPETIIRAIEVAARGEVYMPPELASRVMRGLRSPLPKLTDRELEVLRHLEQGKSNRDIAKALFVSEATVKSHLVHIFTKLDVDSRARAIRVAHDTGLL, encoded by the coding sequence ATGTCCGCGAAAGTCATGTTGGTCGATGACCACCCGGTGGTGCGCACGGGATTGCGCGCCGTGATTGAGTCGCACGAATCCGTGATCGTGGTGGGAGAAGCCAGCACGGGCGAGGAAGCGATTGAACTCGCGCGCGAGGTCCTTCCGGACGTCGTGCTTTGCGACCTGCGCTTGGGGGAGGGTATTGACGGAATTACGACGACGGCCGCCTTGCGTGCGCTGCCTCATCCCCCGGCCGTGCTCATCCTGACGACGTTCGATCGTGATGCCGAGGTGCTCGGTGCCATCGAGGCCGGTGCCGCCGGGTACCTTCTCAAGGATGTGCCGCCGGAGACGATCATCCGGGCTATCGAGGTCGCAGCACGCGGCGAGGTCTATATGCCGCCGGAACTTGCGAGCCGCGTCATGCGTGGACTGCGGTCGCCGTTGCCGAAGCTTACCGATCGCGAGCTCGAGGTGCTGCGGCATCTGGAGCAAGGCAAGTCCAACCGCGATATCGCGAAGGCGCTCTTCGTATCCGAAGCCACGGTGAAGAGCCACTTGGTGCACATCTTCACGAAGCTCGATGTGGACAGCCGTGCCCGCGCCATCCGCGTCGCCCACGACACCGGCCTACTCTAG
- a CDS encoding dihydrodipicolinate synthase family protein, whose amino-acid sequence MLTGLSAFSLTPFDGHGVDKAAFAGLVNRAAASGVDSIAVLGSTGSYTYLNPDERAEVAQIAAQNVGEKPLIVGIGALRTKDVLKNAESAQAAGANALLLAPVSYQVLTNDDVFGLFSDVNAAVSVPVIVYDNPTTTHFTFTDELYASIAALKNVGSFKIPGVPEDAAQAKARIDHLRSILPEDVTLGVSGDMFAATGLNAGCDAWYSSMAATLPDLAVPIVRAAAQGDVEGAVKASQQLQPLWDLNARFGSLRVIAAIAEELDLVSSPCLPLPIRGLQGDDREAVRRAMQKLGLL is encoded by the coding sequence ATGCTCACTGGACTAAGTGCTTTCTCCTTAACGCCCTTCGACGGTCACGGTGTTGATAAGGCAGCTTTCGCTGGGCTCGTGAACCGAGCAGCTGCATCCGGAGTCGATTCGATCGCTGTCTTGGGATCCACCGGTTCCTACACGTATTTGAACCCCGACGAACGCGCTGAGGTGGCGCAAATTGCCGCTCAGAATGTGGGTGAGAAGCCTCTCATCGTGGGAATCGGAGCGTTGCGGACCAAGGACGTATTGAAGAACGCTGAGTCCGCGCAGGCAGCTGGCGCGAACGCGTTGCTGCTGGCTCCCGTCTCCTACCAAGTTCTTACAAATGACGATGTCTTCGGGCTGTTCTCCGATGTGAACGCCGCGGTCTCCGTGCCGGTCATTGTGTATGACAACCCGACCACCACGCACTTCACTTTCACCGATGAGCTTTATGCATCTATCGCGGCGCTCAAGAATGTCGGATCCTTCAAAATTCCGGGAGTCCCGGAAGACGCCGCTCAAGCCAAGGCACGAATCGACCACTTGCGGAGCATCTTGCCAGAAGACGTGACGCTCGGTGTCTCGGGCGACATGTTCGCAGCAACTGGCCTGAACGCGGGCTGCGATGCCTGGTATTCCTCTATGGCCGCTACGCTGCCGGACCTCGCCGTGCCTATCGTGCGCGCCGCTGCGCAAGGGGATGTTGAAGGTGCCGTCAAGGCGTCGCAACAGCTTCAGCCGCTGTGGGATCTCAACGCGCGCTTCGGCAGCCTGCGCGTCATCGCAGCGATTGCTGAAGAGCTAGACCTGGTGTCCTCGCCATGCTTGCCGTTGCCCATCCGTGGGTTGCAAGGCGATGACCGGGAAGCCGTTCGCCGCGCCATGCAGAAACTCGGTTTGCTGTAG
- a CDS encoding NAD(P)-binding domain-containing protein — protein sequence MESQSSNEPVRFATVIVIGAGQAGLSAGYHLKKRGFVSALVPQTNAILNNAVQHSERKFVMFDAGSRPGGAWQHRWDSLLMDTVNGIFDLPGYPKPPVDPQTPSNQAVPAYFEAFEKEFQLPIERPVKVLNVTREGDSPEAEFIVETSHGTWRTQAIINATGTWDNPIRPSVPGAESFTGEQFHTREYVSAEHFRGKRVAIVGAGISAVEHLAEVSEMTTTLWYVRRPPNFRTGKFESEFAGRETIAKVVADVEQGKPTGSVVSYTGLSLQNRYAKQAQANGALNWRPMFVAIEPSGVREADGTFTSVDAIIWATGFKPSIKHLEPLQLTNERGGIHLEGTHPVSEPLIHLIGFGPSSSTVGANRAGRAAVATVVRELKHRNSVQPATQDSAPSPERSLDRTARP from the coding sequence GTGGAGTCTCAATCGTCGAATGAACCTGTCCGCTTTGCCACGGTCATTGTTATTGGCGCTGGCCAAGCTGGACTTTCGGCGGGCTATCACCTCAAGAAGCGTGGCTTCGTCAGCGCGCTTGTGCCTCAGACGAATGCGATCCTGAATAACGCGGTTCAGCATTCGGAGCGAAAATTCGTCATGTTCGATGCCGGCTCACGACCAGGCGGAGCGTGGCAGCACCGGTGGGACTCACTTCTCATGGACACCGTGAACGGAATTTTCGATCTCCCCGGATACCCCAAACCACCGGTGGATCCGCAGACCCCGAGCAACCAAGCCGTTCCTGCTTACTTTGAAGCTTTCGAAAAGGAATTCCAGCTACCGATCGAGCGGCCGGTGAAGGTCCTGAACGTCACTCGTGAAGGGGACTCACCAGAGGCCGAATTCATCGTGGAAACCTCACATGGCACTTGGCGCACGCAGGCCATCATCAACGCCACGGGAACGTGGGATAACCCCATTCGTCCCTCCGTCCCGGGAGCCGAATCGTTCACCGGCGAACAGTTCCACACCCGCGAGTACGTCTCAGCCGAGCACTTCCGCGGCAAACGCGTTGCCATCGTCGGGGCAGGAATTTCAGCGGTTGAACATCTTGCGGAGGTTTCAGAGATGACGACGACGCTCTGGTACGTCCGTAGGCCACCTAACTTCCGCACGGGAAAATTTGAGTCAGAATTCGCAGGCCGCGAGACCATCGCGAAAGTTGTGGCGGATGTCGAGCAAGGAAAACCCACCGGAAGCGTTGTTTCATACACAGGACTCTCGCTCCAAAACCGCTACGCAAAACAAGCGCAGGCCAATGGCGCACTCAATTGGCGTCCTATGTTCGTGGCGATTGAACCCTCTGGCGTGCGCGAAGCGGACGGGACGTTCACGAGCGTTGACGCGATTATTTGGGCCACCGGTTTCAAACCTTCCATCAAACATCTGGAACCACTCCAACTGACGAATGAACGCGGCGGGATTCACCTTGAGGGCACTCACCCCGTGAGCGAGCCACTCATTCACCTGATTGGCTTCGGCCCGTCCTCCTCGACCGTCGGTGCTAACCGGGCCGGCCGCGCGGCGGTCGCCACGGTCGTTCGGGAACTCAAGCACCGCAACTCGGTCCAGCCGGCGACTCAAGACTCCGCTCCGTCACCCGAGCGCTCCCTAGACCGAACCGCACGACCCTAG
- a CDS encoding Dyp-type peroxidase, which produces MAPSNTPIRRGTSRRQLLVGGGAAGLGAVAALGIHQLVSTAEAVATQPELNGAGTVPFYGEHQAGITIAAPAHALFIGLNLLPDADKDSVRRMFKVLSGDAATLTQGRSALADSEPELATTPANLTVTFGVGSKAVELAGQQVPTWLKPLPKFSIDKLDEDLSGGDVFIQICSDDPVTLSHAARMLLKDARSFATIKWSHRGFRQAYGSHASGTTMRNLFGQVDGTSNPQPSDPNFDSLIWEPQGWLRGGTSVVVRKIQMNLDTWDELDRHGREQSVGRYLSNGAPLTSSPEAPEAEFDAPDFDATTAGGLKIIPEFSHVARSRSSDPGERILRRGYNYDDAATGSQISDAGLIFVSFQADVDRQYVPIQRRLDELDLLNQWTAPVGSAVFAILPGCQEGGFVGETLFAEDSTSGATP; this is translated from the coding sequence ATGGCACCAAGTAACACCCCCATTCGTCGTGGAACGTCGCGCCGTCAGCTCCTTGTGGGAGGAGGAGCTGCCGGCCTCGGCGCCGTCGCAGCGCTAGGAATTCACCAACTCGTTTCGACAGCTGAGGCCGTTGCGACGCAGCCGGAGCTGAATGGGGCTGGGACAGTCCCGTTCTACGGAGAACATCAAGCGGGGATCACCATCGCGGCACCGGCGCACGCGCTCTTCATTGGACTGAATTTGCTTCCAGACGCGGATAAGGACTCCGTGCGGCGCATGTTCAAAGTGCTCTCCGGCGACGCCGCCACCTTGACGCAAGGCCGCAGCGCTCTTGCGGACTCCGAACCGGAGCTGGCGACGACACCGGCGAATCTCACGGTGACGTTCGGTGTGGGGTCCAAAGCAGTGGAACTGGCGGGCCAACAGGTGCCGACCTGGCTCAAGCCGCTACCGAAGTTCAGCATCGACAAGCTTGATGAGGATCTTTCCGGCGGCGACGTCTTCATCCAGATTTGCTCAGATGACCCTGTGACGCTTTCCCACGCCGCGCGCATGTTGCTCAAGGATGCGAGAAGTTTCGCAACCATCAAATGGTCTCACCGCGGATTCCGGCAGGCATACGGATCGCACGCGTCCGGGACCACTATGCGCAATCTCTTCGGACAAGTGGACGGCACTAGCAACCCGCAACCGAGTGACCCGAATTTTGACTCACTCATATGGGAACCGCAAGGTTGGCTACGGGGCGGAACCAGCGTCGTCGTACGCAAAATTCAGATGAATCTGGACACGTGGGACGAACTGGACCGGCACGGCCGCGAACAATCCGTGGGGCGGTACCTCTCCAACGGGGCGCCGCTAACGAGTTCACCGGAGGCACCCGAGGCGGAGTTTGATGCGCCGGACTTCGACGCGACAACAGCGGGCGGCCTGAAAATCATTCCGGAATTTTCGCATGTGGCCCGGTCGCGCAGTTCGGATCCAGGTGAGCGGATCCTGCGTCGCGGTTACAACTACGACGACGCCGCCACCGGTTCGCAGATCTCTGACGCAGGCTTGATCTTCGTTTCTTTCCAAGCGGATGTGGACCGGCAATATGTGCCGATTCAACGGCGACTGGATGAGCTGGATCTGCTGAATCAGTGGACCGCGCCTGTAGGGTCCGCAGTCTTCGCGATTCTTCCGGGCTGTCAGGAGGGTGGCTTCGTAGGGGAGACGCTATTCGCCGAAGACTCTACGTCCGGTGCTACGCCTTGA
- a CDS encoding thermonuclease family protein, with protein MAIGSLVLTGCSGGSASAETQTASAAALAGEQKSANNNQQNYADTGVVVRVIDGDTIAATVNGEEKTIRLLNIDTPETKHPNEPIQCLGPEATAYLESRLEPGDEIGLEYDIERLDRYGRTLAGVYESNSLVNADIAAMGLGVAVLFEPNKRFYQQVLDAQNKAKDQLQGLFNPAIECTLPGQLAGPLAPLTEPPVDPADIAGTIAALASLNAAIASGNKLLGLIGKVVPNIDAKNGPLYWVHQALKGTDSKNLEKALEQAREKRVNLDAKLTQLKSAEQAMKDEAERKAAAAEASRKAEQAEANRKAAQAEAERKSAQAEATRKAAKAEAARKSAQAEAARKAAKAEAARKAAVAEANRKAAARAEAQRKARQQQQQKPKKSSSNPYPGYTGPRCYAPGGQTWKPCP; from the coding sequence ATGGCAATCGGTTCTCTGGTATTGACCGGTTGTTCAGGAGGGTCCGCGTCTGCAGAAACGCAGACCGCGTCTGCGGCAGCACTTGCAGGAGAACAGAAATCTGCAAACAACAATCAGCAAAACTATGCCGATACTGGCGTAGTTGTTCGCGTGATCGACGGCGACACGATCGCCGCAACGGTGAACGGTGAAGAGAAGACCATCCGTCTGCTCAACATCGATACTCCAGAGACTAAGCATCCAAACGAGCCGATTCAGTGCTTGGGTCCTGAAGCGACTGCGTACTTGGAGAGCCGTCTCGAGCCAGGCGATGAGATTGGCCTCGAATATGACATCGAGCGCCTTGATCGCTACGGCCGAACGCTCGCCGGAGTTTACGAATCGAACTCGCTTGTCAACGCTGATATCGCCGCGATGGGTTTGGGTGTGGCCGTTCTTTTCGAGCCCAACAAGCGGTTCTACCAGCAGGTCTTGGACGCACAAAACAAGGCGAAGGATCAATTACAGGGGCTCTTCAACCCTGCAATTGAGTGCACCTTGCCAGGTCAGCTTGCAGGCCCGCTGGCACCTTTGACGGAGCCGCCGGTGGATCCAGCGGACATCGCAGGCACCATTGCCGCACTCGCGTCCTTAAATGCGGCTATCGCGAGCGGCAATAAGTTGCTAGGACTCATTGGCAAGGTCGTTCCGAACATCGATGCCAAGAATGGTCCGTTGTATTGGGTGCACCAAGCGCTCAAGGGGACAGACTCCAAGAACCTTGAGAAGGCACTTGAACAGGCCCGTGAGAAGCGTGTCAATTTGGATGCGAAGCTGACGCAACTTAAATCGGCTGAGCAAGCCATGAAGGATGAGGCTGAGCGCAAGGCAGCAGCAGCTGAGGCTAGCCGGAAGGCAGAACAAGCGGAAGCCAATCGAAAAGCAGCTCAGGCGGAGGCAGAACGAAAGTCCGCTCAGGCTGAGGCAACCCGTAAGGCGGCTAAGGCTGAGGCAGCCCGCAAGTCGGCTCAAGCTGAAGCCGCCCGTAAGGCCGCGAAGGCGGAAGCTGCTCGTAAGGCGGCTGTTGCCGAGGCAAACCGAAAGGCAGCGGCTCGTGCAGAGGCGCAGCGAAAGGCGCGCCAGCAACAGCAGCAGAAGCCGAAGAAGTCCAGCAGCAACCCGTACCCGGGTTACACGGGACCTCGTTGCTACGCGCCAGGCGGACAAACATGGAAGCCTTGCCCGTAA
- a CDS encoding copper chaperone PCu(A)C, whose amino-acid sequence MQYFNINSGTTVSRPSRLVRVLGLATAAAFALTACGAASSEQASPSTASTTVAAADKTAALVIHNAWVKAASSGMTAAFGEIENSSDQPIQVVAARSSAAGEVQLHETKPDSNGAMMMSEVKGGFTIPAHGTLTLEPGANHLMFMGVKTALKPGDDVTVTLEFADASTFEFTAPVKDFAGANESYSHGTK is encoded by the coding sequence TTGCAGTACTTCAATATCAATTCAGGCACCACTGTTTCCCGTCCTTCGCGACTCGTTCGAGTGTTGGGATTGGCGACGGCAGCTGCGTTCGCGTTGACGGCATGTGGAGCTGCGTCGAGTGAGCAGGCCTCACCATCTACGGCATCTACGACTGTTGCCGCAGCGGACAAGACGGCCGCTCTTGTCATTCACAACGCGTGGGTGAAGGCGGCAAGCAGTGGCATGACTGCGGCCTTCGGCGAGATCGAGAATTCGAGCGATCAGCCAATACAGGTTGTCGCCGCTCGCTCGAGCGCGGCCGGAGAAGTGCAACTTCACGAAACCAAGCCCGACTCCAACGGCGCCATGATGATGAGCGAAGTCAAAGGCGGTTTCACCATCCCTGCCCATGGCACGTTGACCCTGGAGCCAGGCGCGAATCACTTGATGTTCATGGGCGTGAAGACGGCGCTCAAGCCAGGCGATGACGTCACCGTCACCCTTGAATTTGCTGATGCGTCAACGTTCGAGTTCACGGCCCCGGTCAAGGACTTTGCCGGTGCGAACGAGTCGTACTCCCATGGCACCAAGTAA
- a CDS encoding DUF1304 domain-containing protein, whose translation MTVVAFILVAIAALLHVYIFTMESVTWTQPKTRKTFGLTETQAEATKEMAFNQGFYNLFLAIVAGAGVVFYMVGKTDVGIALIFAGAGSMLAAALVLVLSSPDKAAAAIKQGTIPLLGLVALTISLLV comes from the coding sequence ATGACCGTTGTTGCGTTTATTCTCGTGGCCATCGCCGCACTCTTGCACGTCTATATCTTCACGATGGAATCGGTGACGTGGACGCAACCAAAGACCCGGAAAACTTTTGGACTCACGGAAACCCAAGCCGAAGCCACGAAAGAAATGGCGTTCAACCAGGGCTTCTACAACTTGTTCCTAGCCATCGTTGCAGGCGCAGGCGTGGTGTTTTACATGGTGGGCAAGACCGACGTGGGCATTGCCCTCATCTTTGCCGGTGCGGGATCGATGCTTGCCGCGGCTCTCGTGCTGGTGTTGTCCAGCCCAGACAAAGCCGCGGCAGCCATCAAGCAGGGAACCATCCCTCTCTTGGGATTGGTAGCCCTGACGATCTCCCTGTTGGTCTAA
- a CDS encoding MMPL family transporter, whose translation MEKLRALPRTLSSKRGSWIWLGIVLIVFVAMFGAFGRATAPALNATAPANSESTQVAELLKQFPNADQQSVIVVSTANDGAALSPAHLSAMKGLLPAIEKETGLAPSGPVPSEDGKAAVIIAPMTLTSDNSENADHLKALRAVIADKKTSSSDLNAMQLQVTGGPAFGADIAGAFEGADIQLLLVTIAIVAVLLMLTYRSPVLWLIPLIVVAFADQLAGKVTAWLGTQASLQFDTGIISVLVFGAGTNYALLFISRYREELPRFADHRQALAEAWKRTAPAILASNVTVVIALATLVFAAIPGTRGLGIASAVGLLIALAAVLFALPPVLAIFGRKIFWPFIPRFTESTVESVVELPGELQEEKPKELGKLWRSIATNVVRRPVVCLTAALALLAIMATGLIGSSVGLNQIEKFRVQSESATGLQVLSEHFSPGEAQPMMIVSNSAQAKAVADRAAEVGGVVRSQIAGETEDGKLTKIMVTSEYAPGTPESLAQVNDLRNAVHDVPEANALVGGAVATDADARTGNIADFLLVAPLVLGVSFLVLLILLRSLVAPVLLLAANIVSATAAIGAGAWLSRSLFNQPALDLQVPLLAFLFLVALGIDYTIFLVHRAKTEAATHGTREGMVRAVASTGGVITSAGIVLAGVFAALGILPLVTLGQLGLIVGIGVVVDTLVVRTVLVPAIFSLLGDKIWWPGKVPAQAVDAEEASAPLGSNANLTAARSAHPAAANEWIRSPMTSPREPVSSLTAKNAHTAVTSTVTPSAPSSQGRAVSAMQWGQHVIAVVLSSVAAIRAVTDGTHPGLAIGAAVALLAWYAVGILNTRFRQDRKASQIWLLVFTAIWAGGVVVSAEFIWLAFLLWLLAGHLFRWRSSIWYALVVFAVVVLAPVMHHGTTSYANVLGPLIGGIFALAISRGYLELLKDAREREALVAALQRTHHELLDVQDELALSQHHAGAIAERTRISRDIHDTVAQSLTSIRMLALAQGTKLADADGASAEARATLQQIETISRESIADVRRIVAALAPAELEHNALGEALERIVSRFREETGLRADLTIDATLPALSTEYDVALLRVAQSALANVRLHAKASRVVVSLLDSDDSVRLDILDDGQGMDVSSVNNAPRDADSSFGLGFIRARLRELSGGLDLESTPGEGTVLSAHLPLRREF comes from the coding sequence ATGGAAAAACTACGTGCTCTCCCCCGGACACTCTCGTCCAAGCGCGGATCTTGGATCTGGCTAGGAATCGTCCTCATTGTCTTCGTCGCGATGTTCGGCGCCTTTGGCCGCGCCACCGCGCCAGCCCTCAACGCCACCGCGCCGGCGAACTCGGAATCAACGCAAGTCGCTGAACTGCTCAAGCAATTCCCGAACGCTGACCAGCAATCCGTCATTGTGGTCAGTACCGCGAACGACGGCGCCGCGCTCAGTCCCGCTCACTTGTCGGCTATGAAGGGCTTGCTCCCCGCTATCGAAAAGGAAACGGGACTTGCGCCGAGCGGCCCGGTTCCCAGCGAAGACGGCAAGGCTGCGGTCATCATCGCACCGATGACGCTGACCTCTGACAACTCGGAGAATGCCGATCACCTCAAGGCACTGCGCGCGGTGATCGCAGATAAGAAGACCTCCTCATCAGACTTGAACGCCATGCAGCTTCAAGTCACCGGCGGCCCCGCCTTCGGCGCGGACATTGCCGGAGCGTTTGAAGGTGCAGACATCCAGTTGCTCTTGGTCACGATCGCGATCGTCGCCGTGCTGTTGATGCTCACCTACCGCTCCCCCGTTTTGTGGCTCATTCCGCTCATCGTGGTGGCATTCGCTGATCAGCTCGCGGGCAAAGTCACCGCATGGCTCGGTACTCAAGCAAGCTTGCAGTTTGATACCGGAATCATCAGCGTTCTGGTCTTCGGCGCCGGCACCAACTACGCCCTGTTGTTCATCTCTCGGTACCGTGAAGAACTCCCCCGCTTCGCCGACCACCGTCAGGCGCTGGCAGAAGCATGGAAGCGAACGGCACCCGCAATTCTCGCTTCCAACGTCACCGTCGTAATCGCGCTGGCCACCTTGGTCTTTGCGGCAATTCCCGGCACGCGCGGACTGGGCATCGCCTCGGCCGTCGGTCTCCTCATCGCCCTTGCCGCGGTGCTCTTTGCCCTTCCACCAGTCCTGGCGATCTTCGGACGCAAGATCTTCTGGCCATTCATTCCACGCTTCACCGAGTCCACGGTTGAATCCGTAGTCGAGCTCCCTGGCGAACTTCAGGAAGAGAAGCCAAAGGAGTTGGGTAAGCTCTGGCGCTCCATTGCCACCAACGTGGTTCGCCGACCGGTAGTCTGCTTGACGGCAGCACTTGCCCTCTTGGCCATCATGGCGACAGGTCTGATCGGCTCATCCGTAGGCCTGAACCAGATCGAGAAGTTCCGCGTTCAGTCTGAATCTGCCACGGGCCTTCAGGTTCTTTCGGAGCACTTCTCACCCGGCGAAGCGCAGCCGATGATGATCGTTTCCAATTCAGCCCAAGCGAAAGCTGTCGCTGATCGCGCGGCTGAAGTTGGCGGCGTCGTACGCTCCCAGATTGCGGGAGAAACGGAAGACGGAAAGCTCACCAAGATCATGGTCACCAGCGAATACGCCCCGGGCACCCCGGAGAGCTTGGCCCAGGTGAATGACCTGCGCAACGCTGTTCATGATGTTCCGGAGGCGAACGCGCTAGTTGGTGGAGCCGTGGCGACGGACGCCGATGCTCGCACGGGTAACATTGCAGACTTCCTCTTGGTAGCGCCCCTTGTCCTCGGTGTCAGCTTCTTGGTCCTGCTCATCCTCTTGCGGTCGCTCGTGGCTCCGGTCTTGTTGTTGGCAGCAAACATCGTCAGCGCAACGGCAGCAATTGGAGCCGGCGCATGGTTGAGCCGCTCGCTCTTCAACCAGCCCGCTTTGGATCTGCAGGTTCCGCTGTTGGCCTTCTTGTTCTTGGTTGCCCTCGGCATCGACTACACGATCTTCTTGGTGCACCGCGCTAAGACGGAGGCCGCTACCCACGGAACCCGAGAAGGCATGGTTCGTGCCGTGGCGAGCACGGGCGGCGTCATTACGAGCGCCGGAATCGTGTTGGCAGGCGTCTTCGCAGCCCTCGGTATCCTGCCGCTCGTGACGCTTGGACAGTTGGGCCTCATCGTGGGCATCGGCGTAGTGGTGGACACCCTCGTGGTCCGCACCGTCTTGGTGCCCGCCATCTTCAGCCTGCTTGGTGACAAGATCTGGTGGCCAGGCAAGGTGCCGGCACAGGCAGTCGACGCTGAGGAAGCATCCGCTCCATTAGGCTCAAATGCAAACCTGACCGCAGCTCGCAGCGCTCACCCCGCCGCAGCAAACGAATGGATACGCAGTCCCATGACGAGTCCGCGCGAACCAGTGAGTTCATTGACCGCTAAGAATGCGCATACTGCTGTCACCAGCACCGTGACGCCGTCCGCGCCCTCCTCCCAGGGCCGGGCGGTGTCCGCCATGCAGTGGGGTCAGCACGTCATCGCAGTGGTGCTCTCATCCGTTGCCGCGATCCGCGCCGTCACCGATGGCACGCATCCGGGGCTGGCCATCGGCGCAGCCGTCGCCTTGCTCGCGTGGTACGCCGTGGGTATTTTGAACACCCGATTCCGTCAGGACCGCAAAGCCTCTCAAATCTGGTTGCTGGTCTTTACCGCGATCTGGGCCGGCGGCGTAGTGGTGTCAGCTGAGTTCATTTGGCTGGCCTTCTTGTTGTGGTTGTTGGCTGGGCATTTGTTCCGGTGGCGTTCGTCCATTTGGTACGCGTTGGTGGTCTTTGCCGTGGTGGTCCTGGCGCCCGTCATGCACCACGGCACCACGAGCTACGCGAATGTCCTGGGCCCTCTGATTGGCGGCATCTTTGCACTCGCTATTTCGCGCGGATACCTCGAGCTCCTCAAGGACGCCCGCGAGCGCGAAGCGTTGGTAGCTGCCCTGCAGCGCACGCATCATGAGCTATTGGATGTTCAAGACGAGTTGGCTCTCTCGCAGCACCATGCTGGCGCGATTGCCGAACGTACCCGCATTTCGCGCGACATCCATGACACTGTGGCGCAGTCGTTGACCTCTATCCGCATGCTGGCGTTGGCGCAGGGCACGAAGCTCGCGGACGCCGATGGTGCCTCTGCAGAAGCTCGGGCGACGCTCCAGCAGATCGAGACGATTTCACGCGAGAGCATCGCTGACGTGCGACGTATCGTGGCAGCGCTGGCTCCGGCCGAGCTCGAACACAACGCGCTCGGTGAAGCGCTCGAGCGCATTGTGTCGCGATTCCGCGAGGAGACCGGCCTCCGCGCCGATCTCACCATCGACGCAACGCTCCCCGCTCTTTCTACGGAATACGACGTCGCGCTCTTGCGTGTCGCCCAATCAGCCCTCGCGAATGTGAGGCTCCATGCGAAGGCGAGCCGCGTCGTCGTCAGCTTGCTTGATTCTGATGACAGCGTGCGCCTCGATATTCTTGACGATGGTCAGGGAATGGACGTTTCGTCGGTGAATAATGCGCCGAGAGATGCCGATTCCAGTTTTGGTTTGGGATTTATTCGCGCCCGTTTGCGCGAGTTGAGTGGCGGTTTGGACCTCGAGAGTACACCCGGCGAGGGCACTGTCCTGAGCGCCCATTTGCCGTTGCGGAGGGAGTTTTAA
- a CDS encoding arsenic resistance protein → MSESLKDRLEAHHVWVYLLGAACGVGLSLLFPGFSAVADFLVWPLLAVLLLATFAQTPLERIPEAFTHRKFLATALLANFVLVPAFVWILLRLMPADPAIRLGLALVLVVPCTDWFLTFTQLGKGNMPLALSLTPVNLVVQLLLLPLYVPLLVGEDLPPLDLSVILPAVLVLLIPLAASVLAEFTLFKTPAGASVREGLSWLPVPLLAVVLACVTGANASRLPLAASAAPSVVVATVTFALFAVVAGVALTKTLRLQASHGRTLTFTLMSRNSFVVLPIALALPAGWELTSLTIVTQSFVELFALALAVHLIPRFIKA, encoded by the coding sequence GTGTCCGAATCCCTGAAAGACCGCCTCGAGGCGCACCATGTGTGGGTGTATCTCCTCGGGGCGGCTTGCGGAGTGGGATTGTCACTCCTGTTCCCCGGGTTCTCTGCCGTGGCGGACTTCCTGGTGTGGCCACTTCTCGCAGTGCTCTTGCTGGCGACCTTCGCGCAGACCCCGCTCGAACGAATCCCCGAAGCGTTCACGCACCGGAAGTTCTTAGCAACAGCACTGCTCGCGAATTTCGTCCTGGTGCCCGCATTCGTCTGGATACTGCTGCGGTTGATGCCCGCCGATCCGGCGATTCGATTAGGCCTCGCATTGGTTCTGGTGGTGCCCTGCACCGACTGGTTCCTGACGTTCACCCAATTGGGCAAAGGGAACATGCCGCTTGCCCTCTCCCTCACGCCGGTGAATCTTGTGGTGCAGCTGCTCCTGCTGCCGCTCTACGTTCCACTCCTCGTTGGAGAGGACCTGCCGCCGCTAGATCTGTCCGTCATTCTTCCCGCGGTCTTGGTACTTCTGATACCGCTGGCCGCATCAGTCCTTGCAGAATTCACCCTCTTCAAGACACCCGCTGGTGCGTCCGTCCGAGAAGGACTCAGCTGGCTGCCCGTCCCGCTACTTGCTGTGGTCTTAGCTTGTGTCACGGGCGCGAATGCGTCACGGTTGCCCCTCGCGGCAAGTGCCGCGCCCTCTGTGGTGGTGGCAACCGTGACGTTCGCTCTCTTCGCCGTCGTGGCGGGTGTGGCGCTGACGAAAACGCTGCGTTTGCAGGCTTCTCACGGGCGCACGTTGACCTTCACGCTCATGAGTAGGAACTCCTTTGTGGTGCTACCGATCGCACTCGCACTCCCGGCAGGCTGGGAGCTGACGAGTTTGACGATCGTGACGCAGTCCTTTGTAGAGCTCTTCGCGCTAGCGCTCGCCGTTCACCTCATTCCACGCTTCATCAAGGCGTAG